Proteins encoded in a region of the Flavobacteriaceae bacterium HL-DH10 genome:
- a CDS encoding SDR family oxidoreductase, producing MNRLKNKVAIITGGAGGIGKATAKLFLSEGAKVMLVGRTEQTLKKVIDEFDSPNIAYCVGDVSKSEDTKNYVNETVSKFGEIDIFFNNAGIEGTSKSIVEYPENTFDQVIAVNLKGVWLGCQYVIPKMSDGGSVIITSSVAGIKGFKGMGAYVASKHAVVGIMRTAALENADRNIRVNTIHPGPVDTRMMREIEREISPDNPKEAKKAFEAGIPFGRYAEANEIAKLVVFLASNESKYITGTLQVIDGGMSA from the coding sequence ATGAATAGGCTTAAAAATAAAGTTGCAATAATTACTGGAGGAGCAGGAGGGATAGGAAAAGCTACGGCTAAACTATTCTTATCTGAAGGAGCAAAGGTTATGCTCGTGGGAAGAACAGAGCAGACCTTAAAGAAGGTAATAGATGAATTTGATAGTCCAAATATCGCCTATTGTGTTGGAGATGTTTCAAAATCAGAAGACACTAAAAATTATGTAAATGAAACAGTTTCGAAATTTGGCGAAATTGATATTTTCTTTAATAATGCGGGAATTGAAGGTACTTCAAAATCCATTGTAGAATATCCTGAAAATACTTTTGATCAGGTTATTGCTGTAAACTTAAAAGGCGTCTGGTTAGGATGTCAATATGTAATTCCTAAAATGTCTGACGGAGGAAGTGTAATTATTACCTCTTCAGTTGCCGGGATAAAAGGCTTTAAGGGAATGGGAGCATATGTAGCCAGTAAACATGCTGTGGTAGGTATAATGCGTACTGCTGCTTTGGAGAATGCAGATAGAAATATTAGGGTTAATACAATACATCCAGGACCTGTAGATACTAGGATGATGCGAGAAATTGAAAGAGAAATTTCGCCTGATAATCCAAAAGAGGCAAAAAAAGCCTTTGAAGCTGGAATACCCTTTGGGAGATATGCTGAAGCAAATGAAATAGCTAAATTGGTTGTTTTTCTAGCTTCAAACGAAAGTAAATATATTACGGGAACACTGCAGGTTATTGATGGTGGGATGAGTGCCTAG
- a CDS encoding response regulator — translation MSLNILIVDDDSVNRFILKKKLMLSQIHDNPLCFENGLEALNYLTNSSFDGDIIVFLDLYMPIMNGWEFLERIEKINLSKKIKVYVTSSSIDTFELEKVCLFNTVLNTFSKPISNQHMTLVKNELMAS, via the coding sequence ATGAGTTTAAATATATTAATTGTAGATGATGATTCTGTAAATAGATTTATCTTAAAAAAAAAGCTAATGTTATCTCAGATTCATGATAATCCATTATGTTTTGAAAATGGATTGGAGGCATTAAATTATTTAACAAATTCTTCTTTTGATGGAGATATCATAGTTTTTTTAGATTTATACATGCCAATAATGAATGGTTGGGAATTTTTGGAAAGGATAGAAAAAATAAACCTGTCTAAAAAAATTAAAGTATATGTGACTTCATCTTCAATAGACACATTTGAGCTTGAAAAAGTGTGTCTTTTTAATACTGTTTTAAATACTTTTTCAAAACCAATTTCAAATCAACACATGACTTTAGTAAAAAATGAATTAATGGCTTCATAG
- a CDS encoding GAF domain-containing sensor histidine kinase: MKENEDLLRTKALQELDIMYTPPEKMFDDITSLAAFICNTPIALISLVDNKNQFFKSHYGLDVDQTPIDQSFCAHAIKNDEDIFIVDDATIDNRFKENPLVLSNPNIVYYAGVTLSNDEGIKIGTLCVIDKSKRALNKDQIKALEHLSNQVMHLLKLRESNIALNSYKEKLDYSYKRSSEFSAMAAHDLKSPINGIKSFIDMLNDKYNNLWDDNDEQYLKFIFENIKRMNKLIIGLLDYSKSDIDTINKEHIDLEKLVKKVFELLTQDLCITNAKLITSSLPTIISSKIAISTLFENLIGNALKFQKEGCSPEVKVTCQESDFKWTLSVEDNGIGIDAEYFDIIFNPFKRLHNQSEFSGSGLGLSTCRKIVEGLKGELKVSSVKNGGTIFVIELPKS; the protein is encoded by the coding sequence ATGAAAGAAAATGAAGATTTGTTAAGAACTAAGGCATTACAAGAATTAGACATCATGTATACACCTCCCGAAAAGATGTTTGATGATATTACAAGTCTTGCTGCTTTTATTTGCAATACCCCAATCGCATTAATTAGTTTAGTTGATAATAAAAATCAGTTCTTTAAATCCCATTATGGTTTAGATGTTGATCAAACACCAATCGATCAGTCTTTTTGTGCGCATGCAATAAAAAATGACGAAGATATTTTTATAGTTGATGATGCCACAATCGATAACAGGTTTAAAGAAAACCCATTAGTACTTTCAAACCCAAATATTGTATATTATGCTGGAGTTACTTTAAGTAATGATGAGGGTATTAAAATAGGAACATTATGTGTTATTGATAAATCTAAAAGGGCATTAAATAAAGATCAAATAAAGGCCCTTGAGCATCTTTCAAACCAGGTAATGCATCTTCTTAAATTAAGAGAGAGTAACATCGCTCTAAATTCCTATAAAGAAAAGCTTGACTATTCATATAAACGTAGCTCGGAGTTCTCAGCAATGGCTGCACATGATTTAAAATCACCCATAAATGGAATTAAATCATTTATAGACATGCTTAATGATAAGTACAACAATTTATGGGATGATAACGATGAACAGTATTTGAAATTTATTTTTGAGAATATTAAACGAATGAATAAATTGATAATTGGTTTATTAGATTATTCTAAAAGTGATATTGATACTATTAATAAGGAGCACATTGATTTAGAAAAATTAGTCAAAAAAGTTTTTGAATTATTAACGCAAGATCTATGCATAACAAATGCAAAACTAATTACTTCTAGCCTGCCAACTATTATATCCTCAAAAATAGCTATATCTACACTGTTTGAAAATTTGATTGGGAACGCTTTAAAGTTTCAAAAAGAAGGATGTAGCCCAGAAGTTAAAGTAACATGTCAAGAATCAGATTTTAAATGGACGCTTTCAGTTGAAGATAATGGAATAGGGATTGATGCCGAATATTTTGATATTATATTTAACCCTTTTAAACGTTTGCACAACCAAAGTGAATTTTCTGGCAGTGGTTTAGGATTGTCTACTTGTAGAAAAATTGTTGAGGGTCTTAAGGGTGAATTGAAGGTGAGTTCTGTAAAAAATGGAGGTACCATATTTGTTATTGAGCTACCAAAAAGTTAG
- a CDS encoding LytTR family DNA-binding domain-containing protein translates to MRLTTAIIIDDDANSVASLKQFALENHIIISIVGSSENISSGIELIKTHEPDLIFLNPTDKNLLDINYINDLTFNRPKFVFISTEKQKAFEAYKQKAIDFLLKPLATNDIILSIYKVSTYIKMEMAFQNQKIKDLNSINSLYLNNDYISVAFIDKIELIKKEDIIFCKADGKYTEFNLVDGTKILSSKNLGEYQDVLGDVFFYRIHHSYIINIKHIIKITKKDGYYCEFSNNAKLPIAKRRQEGFSKFINL, encoded by the coding sequence ATGAGGTTAACAACGGCTATAATTATTGATGATGATGCTAATTCAGTTGCTTCGTTAAAGCAATTTGCGCTAGAAAATCATATAATTATTTCTATAGTTGGTTCTTCAGAAAATATTTCAAGTGGAATAGAATTAATAAAAACACATGAACCTGATTTAATTTTTTTAAATCCTACCGACAAAAATTTATTAGATATAAACTACATTAATGATTTGACATTCAACAGGCCAAAGTTTGTTTTTATTTCTACTGAAAAGCAAAAGGCATTTGAAGCCTATAAACAAAAAGCGATAGATTTTTTATTAAAACCATTAGCTACTAATGATATTATTTTATCTATATATAAGGTGAGCACTTATATTAAAATGGAAATGGCATTTCAAAATCAAAAAATCAAAGATTTAAATTCAATAAACTCTCTGTATTTAAATAATGATTACATATCTGTCGCCTTTATAGACAAAATAGAGTTAATTAAAAAAGAGGATATTATTTTTTGTAAAGCAGATGGTAAGTATACAGAGTTCAATCTGGTTGATGGCACTAAAATTTTATCAAGTAAAAATTTAGGCGAATATCAAGATGTTTTAGGTGATGTGTTTTTTTATAGAATACATCATTCCTATATCATAAATATTAAACATATCATAAAAATAACAAAAAAAGATGGCTACTATTGTGAATTTTCAAACAACGCAAAACTTCCAATAGCAAAAAGAAGGCAGGAAGGCTTCTCTAAATTTATAAATTTATAA
- a CDS encoding response regulator → MNLKNNIIMIIDDNEFDLYITSRLILSNHLADEVLEFDSGQLAINYLELNKDNLLKLPRLIFLDIYMPLMNGFQFIEQFKLLPTKVKDYCKICIVSSTVDDKYIYKAKVEENINLFTSKPITVDYIKSVL, encoded by the coding sequence ATGAATTTAAAAAATAATATTATAATGATTATTGATGATAATGAGTTTGACTTGTATATCACGTCTCGCTTGATTCTAAGTAATCATTTAGCAGATGAAGTTTTAGAATTCGACTCAGGGCAGTTAGCAATAAATTATTTAGAATTAAATAAAGATAATTTACTAAAATTGCCAAGATTAATTTTTTTAGATATTTACATGCCTTTAATGAATGGTTTTCAGTTTATTGAACAATTTAAACTTTTACCTACTAAAGTTAAAGATTATTGTAAAATTTGTATAGTATCATCTACTGTTGATGACAAATATATATATAAAGCTAAAGTTGAAGAAAATATTAATCTTTTTACAAGCAAACCTATAACTGTAGATTATATTAAAAGTGTTTTGTAG
- a CDS encoding response regulator yields MDLQVIVVDDDDVACFLLNKFLIHAGFSEPKIYLKAMDALDYLNNEQNTEVTYAIFLDINMPLMNGWKFLDELEAKHIKSKYFIFLITSSINPKDKDKSLTYNHVIDLLVKPINLSDLKALKKQYLASFFNRIE; encoded by the coding sequence ATGGATTTACAAGTAATTGTGGTGGATGATGATGACGTAGCATGTTTTTTATTAAACAAGTTTTTAATACATGCAGGGTTTTCCGAGCCAAAAATTTATTTAAAAGCTATGGATGCTCTAGACTATTTAAATAATGAACAAAATACGGAAGTTACGTATGCTATATTTTTAGATATTAATATGCCTTTAATGAATGGCTGGAAATTTTTAGATGAGTTGGAAGCTAAACATATTAAATCAAAATATTTTATATTCTTAATAACGTCATCGATTAATCCAAAGGATAAAGATAAATCATTAACCTATAACCATGTCATAGATTTATTAGTAAAACCGATAAATTTAAGTGATTTAAAAGCGCTAAAAAAACAATATTTAGCCTCCTTTTTTAATAGAATCGAGTAA
- a CDS encoding response regulator: protein MSLDKKTYNILLIEDNPGDLLLIQEYLDEYLRNSFIDIATTLKEGKALLLSPEKKYDVILLDLDLPDSKGDSLIKVVLKLSKKTPIIVLTGYSDMPYILSVVKKGAYDYILKDQLNSFTLYKSILHNIDRHHHVEQLENSSKRNLNLFQLSPQPILVFNKKTYKIEEVNDAAITTYGYSRKEFLELSKNELYHEEDRNVLFEVTENEINLMQFKRTGFRGVFRHLKKNGEIIHVEVFTNDLGINKQNISVIYDVSDKIKHTSAIEEQNNKLKEIAWIQSHVVRAPLARMMGLIDLLSLSEDEVSDEVSYCLKEIIKSSVELDKIINDISNKTLMFNASAKAKPE, encoded by the coding sequence ATGTCTCTCGATAAAAAAACATATAATATTTTACTTATAGAAGATAATCCAGGAGATCTTTTACTAATTCAAGAATACTTAGATGAATATTTAAGAAATTCTTTTATAGATATTGCAACTACATTAAAAGAGGGCAAAGCCCTATTGTTAAGTCCTGAAAAAAAATATGATGTTATATTATTAGACTTAGATCTACCAGACTCGAAAGGAGATAGTCTTATTAAAGTTGTTTTAAAACTTTCCAAAAAAACGCCAATAATTGTATTAACTGGTTATTCTGATATGCCCTATATATTATCAGTTGTAAAAAAAGGGGCCTATGATTATATATTAAAAGATCAGCTTAATAGTTTTACACTATATAAAAGTATTCTTCATAATATTGATAGACATCATCATGTTGAACAATTAGAGAACTCATCTAAAAGAAATTTAAACCTTTTTCAGTTAAGCCCCCAACCTATATTAGTTTTCAATAAAAAAACTTACAAAATAGAAGAAGTTAATGATGCAGCCATAACCACCTATGGATATAGTAGAAAGGAATTTTTAGAACTCAGTAAAAATGAACTTTATCATGAAGAAGATCGCAACGTTTTATTTGAGGTTACTGAAAATGAAATTAACTTAATGCAATTTAAAAGGACTGGTTTTAGAGGTGTTTTTAGGCATTTAAAAAAGAATGGAGAGATTATTCATGTAGAGGTGTTTACAAATGATTTAGGGATTAATAAACAAAATATATCTGTAATTTATGATGTTTCAGATAAAATTAAGCACACAAGTGCCATTGAAGAACAAAATAATAAATTAAAGGAAATAGCATGGATACAATCTCATGTAGTAAGAGCACCATTAGCTAGAATGATGGGTTTAATAGATTTATTAAGTTTAAGTGAAGACGAAGTTTCAGATGAGGTTTCTTATTGTTTAAAAGAAATCATTAAATCTTCTGTAGAGCTTGATAAAATAATAAACGATATATCTAACAAAACATTAATGTTTAATGCTTCAGCAAAAGCAAAACCCGAATAA
- a CDS encoding response regulator, with protein MKNVHILLVEDNEGDILLTTEALEEVKLANTVSIARDGEAAIKFLNKEAPYQNEEEPDLILLDINLPKVNGQEVLKHIKSSEHLKHIPVIVLTTSSSYEDVTSSYRSYANCYIVKPVEIDDFIKAIGQIENFWISIVKLPSK; from the coding sequence ATGAAAAACGTACACATCCTTTTGGTTGAAGATAATGAAGGGGATATTTTGTTAACAACAGAAGCTTTAGAAGAAGTGAAGCTTGCAAATACTGTTAGTATAGCTCGAGATGGTGAGGCCGCTATTAAATTTTTAAACAAAGAAGCTCCTTATCAAAATGAAGAAGAACCTGATTTAATTTTGCTAGATATTAATCTTCCAAAAGTAAATGGGCAAGAAGTTTTAAAACATATTAAATCGAGTGAACATTTAAAACATATTCCAGTTATAGTACTTACCACATCATCTTCTTATGAAGATGTAACGAGTTCTTACAGGAGTTATGCTAATTGTTATATTGTGAAACCAGTAGAAATAGATGACTTTATAAAAGCAATAGGACAAATAGAAAATTTTTGGATAAGCATTGTTAAACTTCCAAGTAAATAA
- a CDS encoding PAS domain-containing protein — MRDGNEFFENRNRLGELIKYRILNTPPEKKFDDLAKLMAMTCDVPIALITFMDDKNQYFKSRYGIDFTENPIENSFCNHILKTPNKVTEISNLRKDNSVSQNPFIVNNPKLSFYAGYPLINADGYLLGSICLYGFQVKKLSNTQKDALKIIAQQIIELLELRKSQLFIDEAKNKRLLDNVNLKKGIDAIGLATWEWNITTNVCQFSNGWAELLGYKLSELEPTNFQTWVDLVHPDDISIASDNYYNALIKHDNILDVEFRMRKKDGKYLWIQSKGKTIKKDTNGKPIIAFGIHIDINDKKLAEKQLKRINENIPAAVFRYVAYSNGTSKLLYYTKKLNQLYDLPEDLSLDGDNIKLVWNKIHPDDLTKVQAAVEKSKRELSEYKADYRIINDNGKTKWLSASGSIFFSNDEETVWDTAVFDVTEEKLASIKLEEINNQLKKAQKIGKLGYWKHNLDQDSLTWSTEIYNLLELDENKTTPSFELFYNMLHPEDKQQFYEESTKAQVENKVALIEHRILLPDDRIKWFELTTGIEDFNLKNEKIREWVVQDITEQKLLSISVEESNNRFRLATQATADIIWDWDIKENRILFGENFSKFIKNDFEDDQIKSDYFIRKCIHANDRSRVRKSLMNALNNEEDYWKCKYRVKSNQGDYLYIQDNALIIRDKKGKALRMVGAMNEITEQKEQTKKLRQLNKILKIKSLDLIRSNDDLEQFAYVASHDLQEPLRMITSFLTLLEKRYEDKLDDKAKTYIHFAVDGAKRMRTIILDLLDYSRVGKTESKLTNVDVNELVNDVINFNHRTISKLNATIKVEELPIINSYNSELTHVFSNILGNALKYQVPNIKPEIIISCSDIKTHWEFSIEDNGIGIDEKYTDQVFVIFKRLHSKEEYSGTGIGLAISKKIINTLGGEIWIEKAKKQGSIFKFTIKKQ, encoded by the coding sequence ATGAGAGATGGAAACGAATTTTTTGAAAACAGAAACAGATTAGGGGAACTAATAAAATACCGTATTCTTAATACACCTCCAGAAAAGAAATTTGATGACCTTGCTAAATTAATGGCAATGACTTGCGATGTTCCTATAGCCCTAATCACCTTTATGGATGATAAAAATCAATACTTTAAATCTCGTTACGGAATCGATTTTACAGAAAATCCTATTGAAAATTCTTTTTGTAATCATATTTTAAAAACCCCTAATAAGGTTACAGAAATCTCAAATCTTCGCAAAGATAACAGCGTGTCTCAAAATCCGTTTATTGTTAATAACCCTAAATTATCCTTTTATGCTGGCTATCCTTTAATAAATGCAGATGGTTATCTATTAGGAAGTATTTGTTTATATGGCTTTCAGGTAAAAAAACTTAGTAACACCCAAAAAGATGCTTTAAAAATTATAGCACAGCAAATCATTGAATTGCTGGAACTAAGAAAAAGCCAACTATTTATTGATGAAGCAAAAAATAAACGACTATTAGATAATGTAAATCTTAAAAAAGGTATTGATGCTATTGGTTTGGCTACTTGGGAATGGAATATTACAACCAATGTATGCCAGTTTAGTAATGGATGGGCGGAATTATTAGGATATAAATTATCTGAATTAGAACCAACTAATTTTCAAACCTGGGTAGATTTGGTACACCCAGACGATATCTCCATAGCTTCAGATAACTACTATAATGCTCTTATAAAGCATGATAACATTCTAGATGTTGAATTTAGAATGCGTAAAAAAGATGGGAAATATCTATGGATTCAATCCAAGGGTAAAACAATAAAAAAAGATACTAATGGTAAGCCTATTATTGCTTTTGGAATTCATATAGATATTAATGACAAAAAATTAGCTGAAAAGCAATTAAAAAGAATAAATGAAAACATTCCTGCTGCTGTATTCAGGTATGTGGCTTACAGTAATGGTACAAGTAAACTATTGTATTACACCAAAAAATTAAACCAACTATATGACTTGCCAGAAGACCTTTCTCTTGATGGCGACAATATAAAGCTTGTTTGGAATAAAATACATCCTGATGATTTAACGAAAGTTCAAGCAGCTGTTGAAAAATCTAAAAGAGAATTATCAGAATATAAAGCAGACTATAGAATTATTAATGATAATGGCAAGACAAAATGGTTATCAGCAAGTGGGTCTATATTTTTTAGTAATGATGAAGAAACAGTTTGGGATACAGCCGTATTTGATGTTACTGAAGAAAAACTCGCTTCAATTAAATTGGAAGAAATAAACAATCAATTAAAAAAAGCTCAAAAAATTGGTAAACTAGGCTATTGGAAACATAATTTAGATCAAGATTCCTTAACATGGTCTACCGAAATTTATAATTTATTAGAATTAGATGAAAATAAAACGACTCCGTCATTTGAATTGTTTTATAACATGTTACATCCAGAAGATAAACAACAATTCTATGAAGAAAGTACTAAGGCACAAGTAGAAAATAAAGTTGCTCTTATAGAGCATAGAATATTACTTCCAGATGACAGAATTAAGTGGTTTGAGTTAACTACAGGAATTGAGGACTTTAATTTAAAAAACGAAAAGATTAGAGAATGGGTGGTACAGGATATTACAGAACAAAAATTATTGTCAATATCTGTAGAAGAAAGTAATAATAGATTTAGACTTGCTACCCAAGCTACTGCTGATATAATTTGGGACTGGGATATTAAAGAAAACCGTATCCTATTTGGAGAGAATTTTAGTAAATTTATTAAAAATGATTTTGAAGATGACCAAATTAAAAGCGACTATTTTATAAGAAAATGTATTCATGCTAATGATAGAAGTCGGGTTAGAAAAAGTTTAATGAATGCTCTTAATAATGAAGAGGACTATTGGAAATGTAAATACAGAGTAAAATCAAATCAGGGTGATTATTTATACATACAAGACAATGCTTTAATAATAAGAGATAAGAAAGGCAAGGCATTACGTATGGTAGGAGCCATGAATGAAATTACTGAGCAAAAAGAACAGACTAAAAAATTAAGACAATTAAATAAAATTTTAAAAATTAAATCTTTAGATTTAATTCGATCTAATGATGACCTAGAACAGTTTGCTTATGTAGCCTCTCATGATCTTCAAGAACCTTTACGTATGATTACTAGTTTTTTAACACTTCTTGAAAAAAGATATGAAGACAAATTAGATGATAAAGCCAAAACATACATTCATTTTGCTGTTGATGGTGCTAAAAGAATGCGAACTATTATTCTTGATTTACTAGATTATTCTAGAGTTGGTAAAACAGAAAGTAAGTTAACAAATGTTGATGTTAATGAATTGGTAAACGATGTTATCAATTTTAATCACCGCACAATAAGCAAGTTAAATGCAACTATTAAAGTAGAAGAATTACCAATCATAAATTCTTATAATTCTGAACTTACACATGTGTTTTCTAACATATTGGGTAATGCCTTAAAGTATCAAGTTCCAAATATAAAACCAGAAATAATAATATCTTGTAGTGATATTAAAACCCATTGGGAATTTTCAATTGAAGACAATGGTATTGGGATCGATGAAAAATATACAGACCAAGTGTTTGTTATTTTTAAAAGACTTCACTCTAAAGAAGAATACTCTGGAACAGGTATTGGCTTAGCTATTTCAAAAAAGATTATTAATACCTTAGGTGGGGAGATTTGGATTGAAAAAGCAAAAAAACAAGGCAGTATATTTAAATTTACAATAAAAAAACAATAA
- a CDS encoding response regulator, which produces MNKIKNLTLVDDDDVFVLLTKIAIKKTNLVDQIMVFSNGLDALIFLKEMKNNEDALPEIIFLDLSMPIMDGWQFLEEFSKLHPKLAKKVTIYICSSSISPRDILRAKTINEVSDYIIKPITKDKLKDIIHRLN; this is translated from the coding sequence ATGAACAAGATAAAAAACTTAACACTTGTTGATGATGATGATGTTTTTGTTTTATTAACAAAAATAGCGATTAAGAAAACCAATCTTGTTGACCAAATTATGGTTTTTAGCAATGGTTTAGATGCTTTAATATTTTTAAAAGAAATGAAAAATAATGAAGACGCATTACCCGAAATCATTTTTTTAGACCTAAGTATGCCTATAATGGATGGTTGGCAATTTCTTGAAGAATTCTCTAAACTCCATCCAAAACTGGCAAAAAAGGTTACAATTTATATTTGTTCCTCATCTATTTCGCCTCGAGATATTTTGCGTGCGAAAACAATTAATGAGGTTTCTGATTATATTATTAAACCTATTACTAAAGACAAATTAAAAGATATAATTCATAGACTTAATTAA
- a CDS encoding PAS domain-containing sensor histidine kinase, whose product MNNIADYKYALDQSSILAITDQKGIIIHVNDNFCKISKYSVKELIGQDHRIINSGYHTKAFIKNLWSTIANGEVWKGELKNKAKDGTTYWVDTTIVPFLNADNKPYQYVAIRSDITDRKNGEEEIKKTLKEISDYKYALDQSSILAITDQKGVITHVNENFCKISKYSVKELIGQDHRIINSGYHSKAFIKELWTTIANGEVWKGELKNKAKDGTTYWVDTTIVPFLNADNKPYQYVAIRSDITDRKNGEEEIKKTLKEISDYKYALDQSSILAITDQKGIITHVNENFCKISKYSLNELIGQDHRIINSGYHSKEFIKELWVTIANGKVWKGELKNRAKDGSAYWVDTTIVPFLNADNKPYQYVAIRSDITDRKKGEEEIKRNHAKAIEHTKILEFKNEQLIDFCNIVSHNLRAPLINISMLVDYIEISQDDEERKEMLSKIKPVVNHLMDVFNELVESIQVTYDTEIQVDKIDLKTCLHKILRGFETQIQEYDADIQFDLNQASTIYFPEKYIESILTNLISNALKYKSPIRKPVIIIKTIKAENNKVILSVTDNGLGIDLVLHKDKIFKIRKTFHKHPDAKGFGLFITKTHMEAMNGKIWAESQPDKGSTFFIEFKNQKA is encoded by the coding sequence ATGAATAATATAGCAGATTATAAGTATGCTTTAGATCAATCTTCTATTTTGGCAATTACTGACCAAAAAGGAATTATTATTCATGTAAATGATAACTTTTGTAAAATATCAAAATATTCGGTTAAAGAGCTGATAGGTCAAGACCATCGTATTATAAATTCAGGATATCATACAAAGGCGTTTATTAAGAATCTTTGGTCTACTATCGCCAATGGTGAGGTGTGGAAAGGGGAACTTAAAAACAAAGCGAAGGACGGTACTACTTATTGGGTTGACACTACCATTGTTCCTTTTTTAAATGCAGATAACAAGCCTTACCAATATGTTGCCATTCGGTCTGACATTACGGATAGAAAAAATGGAGAGGAAGAAATTAAAAAGACCTTAAAAGAAATTTCCGATTATAAATATGCCTTAGACCAATCTTCTATTTTAGCAATTACCGACCAAAAAGGAGTCATTACTCATGTAAATGAAAACTTTTGTAAAATATCAAAGTATTCGGTTAAAGAGCTAATAGGTCAAGACCATCGCATTATAAATTCAGGATATCATTCAAAGGCGTTTATCAAGGAACTATGGACTACCATCGCCAATGGTGAGGTGTGGAAAGGAGAACTTAAAAACAAAGCGAAGGACGGCACAACTTATTGGGTTGACACTACTATTGTTCCCTTTTTAAATGCGGATAACAAGCCATACCAATATGTTGCCATTCGGTCTGACATTACGGACAGAAAAAATGGAGAAGAAGAAATTAAAAAGACCTTAAAAGAAATTTCCGATTATAAGTATGCTTTAGACCAATCTTCTATCTTGGCAATTACTGACCAAAAAGGAATTATTACTCATGTAAATGAAAACTTTTGTAAAATATCAAAATATTCGCTTAATGAACTCATAGGTCAAGACCATCGCATTATAAATTCGGGGTATCATTCAAAGGAATTTATCAAGGAACTTTGGGTAACTATTGCCAATGGTAAGGTATGGAAAGGTGAACTTAAAAACAGAGCGAAAGACGGTAGTGCCTATTGGGTCGATACAACGATTGTTCCCTTTTTAAATGCGGATAACAAGCCATACCAATATGTTGCTATTCGGTCTGATATAACGGATAGAAAAAAAGGAGAAGAAGAAATAAAGAGAAATCATGCAAAGGCTATAGAACACACCAAAATATTGGAATTTAAAAATGAACAACTTATCGATTTCTGTAATATTGTTTCGCATAATTTAAGAGCGCCTTTGATAAATATATCAATGCTAGTAGATTATATTGAAATAAGTCAAGATGATGAAGAACGGAAAGAAATGCTTTCGAAAATAAAGCCGGTTGTGAATCATTTAATGGATGTTTTTAATGAATTGGTAGAATCTATACAAGTGACATACGATACAGAAATACAGGTGGACAAGATAGATTTAAAAACTTGTTTACATAAAATATTGAGAGGATTTGAAACTCAAATTCAAGAGTATGATGCAGATATTCAATTTGACTTAAACCAAGCCTCAACAATTTATTTTCCTGAAAAATATATAGAAAGTATTCTAACCAATTTAATAAGTAACGCACTAAAGTATAAATCTCCTATTAGGAAGCCTGTAATTATAATAAAAACTATAAAAGCAGAAAATAATAAGGTCATATTATCTGTAACTGATAATGGTTTAGGTATTGATTTAGTGTTACACAAGGATAAAATTTTTAAAATCCGTAAAACATTTCACAAACATCCAGATGCGAAAGGATTTGGTTTATTTATTACAAAAACCCATATGGAAGCTATGAATGGAAAAATTTGGGCTGAGAGCCAACCAGATAAAGGAAGTACTTTTTTTATAGAGTTTAAAAACCAAAAAGCATGA